The Populus trichocarpa isolate Nisqually-1 chromosome 18, P.trichocarpa_v4.1, whole genome shotgun sequence genomic interval ATAGGGAAATTTAATTGGACTTTCATGGTGAACAACCGGTCTACTAACAGCAATGCTAGCTTCAAATGATGTATTTAGAATAGCTTATCAAAGAACTATGTGCTACTATCAGAGTGTTGCCTTCACAAGATAGTAAGCCCCTTCTATCTCGCTCTCTTTATGATGCTGCCATTTCTAAACACATTCACATCATGATCATGCAGTCAAATAATTCATGTAAATGTTACAAATCTGGAGACAGCTATCCATTTGAACTTGTGTGTCTCTACATCTTACTTCAGAATGaaatttgtgttgtttcttAAAGTTCTTATGTTGGAAGTTtgtgaaaataattatatcaccTAGATGGTCAGGGTAGTTTGGGTTTTGGTTGAAGCGTAGTCAACTTTGTAATGGTGTCTGAGATTGGCCttgtataaaaatgaaaaggatgtGAGGTTTGAGAGTAGAGGGGATGACAATAAGGAAGTAAAGCATGACAGAGAAGCTCATATTGAGCCGAAGAATGACATGAAGATAGAAAAGGATGGTTTTGGTCCTCCAAGTAGTCAGGTGAATTGGAAGGAACCCAAAGAATACCATAGGGGAAAGAGATGTTTGGAATCTGCAGGTGTACATGTGGATCCGTGGCATATATCACGTGGAAATTCCCAAGGCCCTGTTGAGATTGGAAAGGAAGGTGTCAGTATTGAGGAGAGGGATCATGCCAAAGTTCATGAGGCAGTTGGAGAAAATAAAGTTGAATTGAAAGGTGAGGATAGATTTAAAGACAAGGATAGGAAGAGGAAAGATTTGAAGCACCGTGAATGGGGAGATAGAGATAAGGGAAGAAGTGACCGAAGGGGAAGTATGCAAGTAGGCAACAGTAGTGCTGAAGGAAAAGAGTCGGTGaaggaagagagagaaggagagaggtGGGAGTGGGAGAGGAAGGATCTGTCAAAAGACAGGGAAAGGTTaaaagagagggagaaggaCCACATGAAAATAGAATCAGGAACTGGAGCTGAAAAGGAGCGTTTGCACAATGAAAAGGAGTCTTTGGATGGATATGTCAGAATTTCAGAATAGGAAAATCCAGCTTTGGAGCCCAAGAAACAGAAAGATTTTGATAACTGGAAAAATGTCGATAAAGAAgctaaagataaaaagaaagaaagagaagccGGCATAGAAGGAGATAGACCTGAGAAGGGTAGCACGATGTGTGGGAAAGAATCTGATGATGGATGTGCAGATGTTGAAATTGCAACTGAAAGGGAAAGAGGAGTTTTTAACTATGGAGTCCAGCAGCGCAAGAGGATGCTTCGGCCTAGGGGCAGCCCGCAAGTGGCAAATTGTGAACCCCGTTTTAGGTCCCATACTCAGGACTTTGAGGGGTATGTTCTTCAATTCTTCTTAATTGCTGTTTTAACTGAAAGTATGTTATCCATATGATTGATTTTGGATTATTGACGATTACCGTGTGGAAACttgctttaaaatatttgatatgaaaGTGGAAACTGCTATTATTGGAGCTAAGTGTCCTGAGATTTATCCTACAATGATAGTTTCTAAagataaaattacttttattgtTGCTGAAACCTTTAACCAAATTTTCCATTGTCATGAATTCTTTAGCATGTTTGTTCTCTTAGATTGGTTAAATTGAGCATCATTCCACTTTAATAATTCAAGAGTAAACTATAGTCTAAATTCATCATAACCAAGTTCCTTTATATCTTGCAGATGTCAAGGTAAGCTGCCATTTCCATTTTACAAAGCTGGAAATTTATTCGTGCGCTCTGTCTAATGGGTTGCATGAAGGGATCTCCTTCAGAGTAGTGATAGGGATCTCCTTCAGAGTAGTGATAGGGATCTCCTTCAGAGTAGTGATTGGAATGCTTAAACTGAAATTATTAGCTATCACTGCttaattagattattattttaacttctttctttttccactcTCCTAATGCATTGGATATGCCAGAATGAGGTGTTAGCTTTCATAtttcccttttcccttttccctttcttttcttcattgtgctgtataatattttcttgagcTTCTATTAATTGGTAGTTTCTGGGCCTTTTTAGGTTTCTTTGTCATAACAAATGTGTGGCTTGTGTCAAAAATTTGTGTTCTCTGTGTCATAAATTACTTCTATTAGTAAACATATTAGAGCTTGCTGAtggatgataaaataataacttgatAACATCGTAGTTCACAAGttacttgattttctttttatggctATTGAATTTACCTTCTGGTGCTCCAGGCAAATCTGAGGTATCTTCTGTCATTTATAAAGTTAGTGAATGCATGCAAGAGCTGATAAAATTATGGAAGGAGTATGAAACATCTCAATCtgataaaaatagtgaaagcAGTCATAAGGGCCCCACTCTTGAAATTCGAATACCAGCAGAACATATTACTGCTACAAATCGCCAAGTAAGCAGGCTGCtgtttgtaatatttaacacttttgcttgttttcatcatataatttatttcttctctcatgtgtcttttttctttcctttttaatgttttcttaaaCTATCTTGGAATTGTATATCTCTTGGCTCCATGGGGCTTGCACAAATGCTAAGGGGGTCAGAGGTGAGGGTATAGTTATTGATATTCTCTTTGAGCTGTGGACTCCCCATTACGTCATCTGATTGTTGTTTGTTTCACCATGCCTTTCTATCTTACCACAAGATATTGATTGTCTCTTGTGTGGGAGCTTGTGGGAAATTCTAAGGATGCATTGGGGTCAGAACTTTTAATTGCCAGTATTATCCAAGGATGATTACATACTGCAtgcttctaaaaaaaataaaaaatgctaagttattaaacctaaaatGTATCagctcatttaatttattagttccAAGTCATTCAAAGACTCAGAAGTTTAAAAGGttgaaaaaattcaacatattGCTATTTTGTGATCATTGTAATGACACAAGAAGTTATAATACTTCTAAAGCTATCATCTAACTACTGAAACTACCAGATCTCCTGGgtttaataaaaagtaataattcTTCTAATATGAAAATTGCTGTTGTCACTTCCCTTTctattatgaaaatttaatttttaattggtttaagtTTGATTTACCAAAGGTTTGTCGTCCATGAACTCTATCTGttgaaaaaattcaacaataaattactattttttatttattgttttagttgCTTGTAATATTCAATGAATCGAAATATTTGAATTGTGAATAGTAAGGTTCTAACAACCAATGGAATTTCCATTAGCTTccttaaaaagtttcaaacctTTCCACATTGTCTGAATAAGGGTTTCTTCATAGTCTGATTCTTATTAGTTTGATTACGTGAATTTAACTAGCCTTTATCTGAAAGTTTTGGAAGGTTTGGAATTGAATGATGAGATCGGTTGTGTGGGGTTTGGTTCCTTCTATATGTTTATGTGTGTTTTGTGTCTGCAAACCGAATTTTTGAAAGATATGGCTGTTCTTAAATTTTAAGGTCAATTTGTTGGTAGATAAGTTGTATGATATGTGGGTGCCTTTTATGTTCTGATGTGTTCAAATTTTTACTGTGAATCGTCAGATGGTCAACTTTCATTAGAAGAGAAGAGACCTCTATAAGAGCAATTATGTGACATGCTAGCTCTAATATTACAGGATTTCTGCTCTGCATAGTTTGATGGCTTCATGTTTGGATATTAACTATTAGATAAGTATGCCCATGCTTAGGTCTTTAAGTTTATTAAGTGCAGGTAAGAGGTGGACAATTATGGGGGACAGATATATACACAAATGACTCTGATCTTGTCGCTGGTATGCTGTGATATGATGAACAGTAACAATTGTAGAATTTGTTTATATGTGAACTGAAACAATATTGATGTTGCAATTTTGTTGCAGTTCTCATGCATACAGGCTACTTCCGTCCCACTGCTTCTCCTCCTCCACCTGCCATCCAAGAGTTATGTGCTACTATCAGAGTGTTGCCTCCACAAGATAGTAAGCCCCTTCTATCTCGCCTTCTTTATGATGCTGCCATTTCTAAACACATTCACATCATGATCATGCAGTCAAATAATTCATGTAAATGTTTCAAATCTGGAGACAGCTATCCATTTGAACTTGTGTGTCTC includes:
- the LOC112323303 gene encoding uncharacterized protein LOC112323303 translates to MMDVQMLKLQLKGKEEFLTMESSSARGCFGLGAARKWQIVNPVLGPILRTLRGKSEVSSVIYKVSECMQELIKLWKEYETSQSDKNSESSHKGPTLEIRIPAEHITATNRQVRGGQLWGTDIYTNDSDLVAVLMHTGYFRPTASPPPPAIQELCATIRVLPPQDSYISMLRNNVRSRAWGAGIGCSYRVERCCIVKKGGGTIDLEPCLTHTSAVEPTLVPVAVERTMTTRAAASG
- the LOC112325461 gene encoding uncharacterized protein LOC112325461; this translates as MKIEKDGFGPPSSQVNWKEPKEYHRGKRCLESAGVHVDPWHISRGNSQGPVEIGKEGVSIEERDHAKVHEAVGENKVELKGEDRFKDKDRKRKDLKHREWGDRDKGRSDRRGSMQVGNSSAEGKESVKEEREGERWEWERKDLSKDRERLKEREKDHMKIESGTGAEKERLHNEKESLDGYVRISE